TTCCAGTTCCACCTTTGTAACCTGCGGTTTTGCCTCGTGACGTATTTCCTCAAGACCAGCTAACCTCTTTATATAGTGCACTTCCTGTGTTTTTAGCGGCAGAGGTCTGCCACCCGCCGAAACAAATCCCATCACAAATGGTGTACTTCTAACAAATTCCCATGTATGATCGTTCATTATCATCTCAACAAAAAGATACCCTGGATAAAGCTTCTTCTTCTTCGTCTTTTGGATTACTATTTCCCTTCTCGTTGGATACTCAACTATCGCAACACGCCCGGAACTTTTTGCATAAATCTTTCTACCTTCAGCAAGTACCTGACCAGCTTTGACTACAACGCCCTTCTTGCACACGTTGGGATTGAAAACATCAACATGTATTACGTAAACATCTTCATCACCAAGAACCGTTCGAACAACAACACGCTTAACCTTTTCATTTATAGCTACCTTACCATCTATATCACATATATACTCATCGGATGCCGCAAGAAACGTGCCTTGAAAGACATTCGTTCCCACACGTAACCCTGATATTGGCTTTGCTGATTCTGGGATAACGTAGGTTTTTGAAAACTTCTTGTCCGTTGTCTCAATAACTATCCTTCTGGCATTTGTTATTTCAACAATCGTTCCATCTCTTCTAACCTTTATTGCCGGTTCTTCTGCCAGCAAGTCACCTTTCTCAACATCCATGCCATTGCTGACATGAAGTTTTGCTTCGTGACTTACGATATGTCGCTCGAGCGATTTACTCGACGTATCAATTACCGTTTCTTCCAAAACGACAACATTAGGGATAATAGATTCGTATCCCTGAGCTTTAATTTTCGCTTCAAGGTTTTCTTTAACTTTGTTTTCATACCCGGTAATGGTATGAATTATATACCATTCTTTTTTCATTATTTATTCACCTCAGAATTTCTGCAACAACACGCCGAGTGTTCCTGAGAAGAGCAGGTCAACTAAGAAAAGATAAACTGAAGAAACTGCTAGAATAAACAAAACTACCCCTGTCGATGCCAGGAGTTCTTCTCTGTTTGGCCACGATGTCTTTTTTGCTTCGCTCTTAACTTCTGCAAAGAACTTCTTAAGCTTTTCCATCGTTATCTCCCCCGATAGCGTTCTGGTTTGAATGCAGATGTTTTGCTCTTATACACTTAGTATTATAAAATTTGGCAGGGGCGGCAGGACTTGAACCCGCAACACCCGATTTTGGAGACCGGTGCTCTGCCAGTTGAGCTACGCCCCTGCGAATAATAAACAATTCAACTGATTTTCTTTAATCGAAAAACATTAAACCTTAGTTTCTGTGTGGAATGTGTGCTTATTGCACTTCGGACAGTATTTCTTAAGTCTGAGTTTGTCCTTTTTGCTCTTTTCTTTCGTCGTGTAGTAATTTCTTGTACCGCACTCTTCGCACTTGAGACCTATCTGAACTCTCATCCCTATTCAGCCTCCTATAAAAAAATATCTGGTGGTGAGGGAAGGATTTGAACCTTCGAAGGCATTCTGCCAGCGGATTTACAGTCCGCCCCCTTTGGCCACTCGGGCACCTCACCACACATCCGTGGTCTGGAGCCAACGGAGGGACTTGAACCCTCAACCTGCTGATTACAAGTCAGCCGCTCTAGCCGGTTGAGCTACGTTGGCTCGCTCATGCGTTAGTTATTATACCTGAGGGGGCATATTTTGTCAATGTTTCAACTGCGTTTAGCTATGTTACATTTTTTCAAAGACGATACTTGAACAAGTGCCAGAAAATATGATACCATACCACGAGAAAAATTCAAGTAGATTTTTAGTTTCAGTAAGCTTTAGCGGTAGTTCTCAAATTCATATATTTCATGCCACTTATCTTGAACCTTCTCTTACCCCATAATGTGTACTAAGCGGACAACCGGGTAGTTTCCTTGTTTGTTTGAAGTGCATATTACACTAACAGTATACCGACTTAAGAAAACTGTTCTTTGGAGATTGTAGCAGAACGTCTATTCGTTATAGCTTTATGAGAGATAAGATGCTGCTTTTTCAGCAATGGCCCTTTATAAATTTTCTTCAGTTCTTCTAAGTTCTTTCCTCTGGTGTAGTATCATTTAATCTCTGAATTCGCTTGCGACATTTATCGATTTTTCATTTTATTAATCTTAGATAAAAGTAAAGTGTTTTAGTTCCTCGTATCCATTTCTGCTCGCAATCCTGTTTTCCACTGCCTGACGTTACCAGTATTTTTTAGATTCCGCCTAAATTTTGGCCATGAGCTGTTTGCTAATCCAAGCGAACTGCTGTATACTGCATACAAATATCCATCTACGCTCCCTATATAGATTATTCCATCTGGCCCCACTGTAGCTGAAGAGGTAATTGAGCTGTCTGTTCTAAACATCCACTTAAGCGAGCCATCCGGGTTTATCGCATATAGATAACCATCATCGCTCCCCACATAAATTGTTCCATCCGATCCTACTGCGGGTGAAGATTGAACATACCATCCTGTTAGAAATCGCCACTTGAGCGTTCCATTCGGGTTTATTGCGTAAAGATAGTTATCCCTAGCTCCCACATATATTGTTCCGTCTCTCCCTATCGCGGGGGAAGAGGTAATACCCCCACCAGTTTCGAACTTCCATTTCTGCGTTCCTTCCGGGTTTACTGCGTACAGATAACCAAGAGAATCTTTATAAGTTCCTATATAAACTGTTCCATCTGCCCCAATCGCTGGCGAGGAGGTGATATAAACCAATTCACCCACGTAAAACTTCCACTTAAGTGTTCCATTTGGGTTTATAGCATATAGATAATCAAATATAGCTCCTACATAAATCGTTCCATCGATCCCCACTGCTGGAGAAGACGTGATAAATGTAGGAGCTATATTTGCGTCAAACCTCCACTTCTCCGTTCCATCCTGATTTATTGCGTACAGATAACCGTTTTCACTTCCTACATAAATCGTTCCATCGTCCGCTATCGCTGGGGAGGAGTAAATACGCCAACCAGTTTCAAACCTCCACTTCTCCGTTCCATCCGGGTTTACTGCATACAGACAATGGTCTTCACTTCCTACATAAATCGTTCCATCTGGTCCTACTGCAGGCGAGGAAAAAACAGAGGACCAAGTTCTGAACCTCCAACTAGGTGTTCCATTCGGATTTACTGCGTACAGATAACCGTCTCCACTTCCTACATAAATCGTTCCATCGTTCCCTATCGCGGGGGAGGAGAAATAGATACCGTTTGTTTGAAACTTCCACTTCGGTGTTCCTTCATTAAGAATGTACACAGTTACGTGCGCTTCGTTTTTATTTCCTGCAACATCATAAGCAATTACTCTCAACGTATAGAACCCATCATTAAGACTGGTTGTATTTAGTATAAACGTACATGGTGACTGTGTATTCTCTGATACTTTTGTTGAATTCACATAAAGCTCTATTCTTGCTATTCCACTTTCATCACTGGCATTTACATTCACACTTATTGTTCCTGAAACTTGCGAGTTGTTTGTTGGTGATGTTATTGTCACTCTTGGTGCTAAGTTGTCTATCGTTTGCGAACATGACACGAGGAAAACTAATGCGAATGCCATTAACGTTCCTGCTATCGCTTTCTTTTTCATAATTTTATGGTTTAAAACGTCACACATGTTAGTATTCGGTAACTCTCCTATTTGTCGATGTGTCGTATACTAAGAACAAGACTTGCATACTATTTGATTTATTGTACCGCGACTACCTTAATTTACAAACTATCTATTTCATTATCCACAAGTTAACCAACACGAATTATTCGAGTATTCCTTTACGTATCGACCTTTCGCAAGACTTTTCTTACAAAATCACGTACTGCCGTGTACTAACCAGTATAAGAAAAAAGCCACCCTTTTTCAAGGATGGCTTTTTTAAAGCTGTTATTCTTTTCACTCGTAGATTATTTCCCAAGTAAATTCAGGAACAGCCTTTTTTAACATTGCAGATACACCACAGTATTTGTCTTGTGAGAGATTAACGGCTTTTTCTACCTGTTCTTTTGGTGGTTCTCCATTGAATTTGAAGAAGTATTTAAGGTGAATCTTCGTGTAGACTT
The DNA window shown above is from Fervidobacterium changbaicum and carries:
- the nusG gene encoding transcription termination/antitermination protein NusG, encoding MKKEWYIIHTITGYENKVKENLEAKIKAQGYESIIPNVVVLEETVIDTSSKSLERHIVSHEAKLHVSNGMDVEKGDLLAEEPAIKVRRDGTIVEITNARRIVIETTDKKFSKTYVIPESAKPISGLRVGTNVFQGTFLAASDEYICDIDGKVAINEKVKRVVVRTVLGDEDVYVIHVDVFNPNVCKKGVVVKAGQVLAEGRKIYAKSSGRVAIVEYPTRREIVIQKTKKKKLYPGYLFVEMIMNDHTWEFVRSTPFVMGFVSAGGRPLPLKTQEVHYIKRLAGLEEIRHEAKPQVTKVELEIQPGDSVKIITGPFEGFVGVVKEVDEEKQELKVNITIFGRETPVSVHVSEVEKI
- the secE gene encoding preprotein translocase subunit SecE; amino-acid sequence: MEKLKKFFAEVKSEAKKTSWPNREELLASTGVVLFILAVSSVYLFLVDLLFSGTLGVLLQKF
- the rpmG gene encoding 50S ribosomal protein L33 — protein: MRVQIGLKCEECGTRNYYTTKEKSKKDKLRLKKYCPKCNKHTFHTETKV
- a CDS encoding PQQ-binding-like beta-propeller repeat protein, with amino-acid sequence MAFALVFLVSCSQTIDNLAPRVTITSPTNNSQVSGTISVNVNASDESGIARIELYVNSTKVSENTQSPCTFILNTTSLNDGFYTLRVIAYDVAGNKNEAHVTVYILNEGTPKWKFQTNGIYFSSPAIGNDGTIYVGSGDGYLYAVNPNGTPSWRFRTWSSVFSSPAVGPDGTIYVGSEDHCLYAVNPDGTEKWRFETGWRIYSSPAIADDGTIYVGSENGYLYAINQDGTEKWRFDANIAPTFITSSPAVGIDGTIYVGAIFDYLYAINPNGTLKWKFYVGELVYITSSPAIGADGTVYIGTYKDSLGYLYAVNPEGTQKWKFETGGGITSSPAIGRDGTIYVGARDNYLYAINPNGTLKWRFLTGWYVQSSPAVGSDGTIYVGSDDGYLYAINPDGSLKWMFRTDSSITSSATVGPDGIIYIGSVDGYLYAVYSSSLGLANSSWPKFRRNLKNTGNVRQWKTGLRAEMDTRN